Within Vicia villosa cultivar HV-30 ecotype Madison, WI linkage group LG1, Vvil1.0, whole genome shotgun sequence, the genomic segment tcaggttgcctcatcaggatcgtttcatctagatcaccatacaagaacacagtcttcacatccatctgttccagttcaagatcgaactgtgccaccatggcaagcaacattcgaatggacctatgcttcacaacaggagaaaacacatcattgaagtcgacaccttctttctgagtgaaaccccttgcaactaaccttgccttgtatcttttcgacgtcactccttcaattccttccttaactttgaaaatccatttacagctgactaaccttgccccatcaggtttcttgatcagttcccaagtatgattatcatgaagagatttcatctcatcatccatggccttcagccattcagtcttatttcgattcctcataacttccttatagtctctaggttcttcgtctagaacctcacttgcagagattaaggcataagctataagatctgcatatccaagtctttgaggtggcttgatgactcttctcgacctatctctcgacaataggtagtcatcgtcagtttcctcaacttcagcatcttctgcttcttcttcgacttcatctgggatatgcaattcagcatcaacatgctccacctcaacaggaatctctacctgttccagctcttcgtcagatgtttttgtacttcgaccaacatcatcagttttcttaaaagccatttcagcttcattgaaaactacatttcgactggtgatacacctcctgtgacctggctctaggcaccatagcctataagctttgactccttcagggtatcccatgaacatgcatttcagagctctaggttcgaccttgtcttgcctaatgtgagcataggctatgcagccaaatactctcagtttgtcgagatatggtggatgtcccgaccaaacttcttcaggtgtcttcatatctaacgctgtcgaaggatatctgtttatcagatatgttgctgtcgaaacagcctcagcccagaacaccttctttaaaccggcactagtcaacatgcatctgactctctccaaagtagttcgattaaacctttcagccaaaccattttgctgtggagtacctgcagtagttctatgccttgcaataccagaggcagcacaaaagctgtcgaatgcctcattgcaaaattcaaggccattgtcggttctcaacctcttgacttttctgccagtctgattttcaaccagagtcttccaacttttgaaattttcaaaagtttcatccttagtcttctggatgaatacccataattttctggaataatcatctactatggatagaaaataccttgctcctgaatgtgatggacaccttgcaggcccccaaagatcagcatggatgtaatcaagggatccatgtgttctttgtttgcctttgttgaacttcactctgcaagattttccaagtacacagggttcacaaaacttcagcttttcgattttgtctccaccaagcagattttgtttccctaattcgaccagacccctttcactgacatggcccaatctcatgtgccagatttctgttctcgacaaaggtttcgtggatgcaatatttgtcgaaccacttacaacttcagcctcaagggtatacaagccttgtttcttcacgcctctcaagacttccttcgaacccttcatgactctaaGGATACTTTTCTccccttggaaaacatatcctttcttgtcgaattcaccaagagaaatcagatttctcttcaaatcaggaacatacctgacttcagtcaacaaccttattgactcatcatggagcttgaatctcacagatccaacacctgcaatcttgcaagccttgttgtttcccagcaatactgatccaccatcttgatcacataattcctcgaacaagtctttgtttggagtcatgtgccaagtgcaacctgaatccataatccactccttcttagagtcactgcttgaaaccacaagaacatcagatgattcgaaatcatcttgaacaatggcagcgttgccattatccttacctccatgatatttcaagcgttcagggcacacctttcttgtgtgaccctccttcttacaatggtagcatcgaatgccagatgcttcgccactgtaagtcttcgactggcttttgcctttcttcttgtcgaacttaccatcctttcgtaagagttttcctttaacggccaaacctttgcCAACAGTCGAagttttatgctcctttcgttcattcaagtccttagaatacaaggctgattgaacttcttcaaacgtcagggactcccttccatacaagagagtttctttgaagtgagcatgtgatcgaggcaaagaacacaatagtaacagcgcttgatcttcatcatcgatcttcacatcaatattttcaagatcaagaatcagtttgttgaacatatccaactgctcagccaatactttgtcttcaatcatcttgaatgaatacaaagcttgcttcaggtagagtcgatttaccagcgatttggtcatatacaaactttcaagtttcacccataaccctgatgccgtcgtctcctttgatacctgccgaagaaccttatcaccaaggctcaacagaattacgctgtgtgctttctcgatcatattcgtcttctccgctgccgtcaattctgcattcatggctgcctctcccttcaacgcttccaaacaaccctgctgaaccagtagggctttcatcttcaagcgccacagaccgaaatcattcactccggtgaaattttcaatctcatactttgttgaaggcatcttctccacgctcaccgcaccaatttgttgtgaattcaatgccaagaacaaagtataaaacaaggaagaagaggaacacaagaattggttataactgctattcttttactttctcttaaaacaagattacaagtttacaagaataacaaataacctctctcaccctaaattaggatttgcagcttagcaatgatgagagactagtatgctatttataataagacctaacatactaactaatgggctttttcagcaaggcccattacacaagccaacttaataaacaagctaacttaacaaattagggtttaaacactaaaacctaatttaacatgctaacaactctagcatcttcgacatctgcatgctagacccatcttcgactacagcatgtacacttcgacaccagcatgtgaacaatccttcgacttcatgcttaactctgtcgaactgtcgaaccaagaagctacccttcgacaatactagagttcgatccaatatctcacaataatAAAGCTTCAAGAAACACTCCATAATATCCCGAGAAACCTCTTACATATTTCTTTCAGGTCCGCGAAGGAAGTTGTTCATCCTAAGGTTTCTGCAGCTTTGAGAAAAAGGAAGATAAAGAGACGGAGGATCCGCCATCTTCATGAGGGAAATTAAGAAACCTAGAGTTTTGGCATTGTTAAACACCAAACCGaattcaaataaaagaatttCAAAGAAAAGATATATGAGTAAGAATGGAATTCAAATCTAACCTAAAACGTGGGACAAAGAAAACCCCTATTGGCATGGCTTGAAGGAACAAACATATCATAGATCTGTGTTGCTATAAGAAGAATCCCAGCGAGCTACAACACTGGAGCAGCAATACACAACGGTGGCGCACCGAGTTGCAAAGAAGGAGAACTGACACGCAACGGTGGCATCGGATTTGAGGGTGGAtcgagagagggagagagagattgtgagagagagagagagagagagaaactaGAAGAAAAAAAGGAATGATATGTGCGTGCCAGCTTTTTTAAGAGGGAggccaaaaaaaatataaataataaacttttactattttttatacaGAAAAAGAGGCAATTTTGACGGATTTATTTGAGGGAGCTTTTAGTAGCTCCTGCAAATAGAGAGGAGCGTTCTTAGAAGACTAAGGACATGTTTGAATCACTTCTCAAAAAcagttttttagtttttaaaaatttaaaaattaaaaacttgtttgaataCAGTATTTTGTAAAtgtgtttttaaaaacttttaaccaattttcagtttttaaaagcaaaaaacTGAAATAGCTAAATTGTGTTTTGGTAtttacttttcagtttttaaaaactaaaaaccaaaactatttcaaacagGCTCTAATTTGCTGGGGTTTTTAAAAACACCCGCACATTAACCCCGCTAATTATCTAATTTTTTGTAGTGAAATTGGAATAATTTGGAAAATCAATGGAAACAAATAGATATGAGAATGCAATAAAAGCTTATGATTTGGATTTCTGGAATGTGTCATGAGTGCTCTCAGAAAGAAAACAGTCATCCTAGTGACACATCAAGTAGAGTTTCTGGCAGAAGTTGATAAAATTCTGTTAACATAGCACTTTTTGTGACTATGTCTGTAGATAGCATGTAACTTTATCTCAACATGCATTATGTTCAATCAAAACCAAATGTTTATTCACAAACACAGGTGAACTTCAATTATTATATGGTTAATGGAGTTAAAGTACATGGTTAATTATGATAAGTATATGACTAATGAATGTCCTGATTCATGTATATTGTTATATTCATGTAATGTCCAAAGACTAATGCATACGAATGTTGTATCTCCTAGGTATATAGTTGTAGTTTTAAGTGGATTAGTTTTGCCATCCAAAAAAGGTAACAGCGCAGCTTGTTGTCTGTTTGTCTGctactactatatatatatatatatatatatatatatatatatatatatatatatatatatatatatatatatatatatatatatatatatatatatatatatatatatatatatatatatatcccaaatatttttcaaattccTCCACAAAACTGATCCACATCTCTCCCAAAACATAATCGTCACCCTTCTTCGCCATACTGAACACACAATATCATATACCAAAGACTCTTGAAAAATACTTTAGAAATATATTCAAGGGGAGATATAATATCCGAGGGTACCTTGATGAAGAAAAGAAACTAGATCAGAATGGACAACATAACAGACTTCGCATGCAGAACTTATTTGCTATATCGGCAAAATTTATATACTTGcaaattttcaccatcattttgAATAATATCTATAATTTGAAGCCGAATATTAAGATAAATGTTGACATATAATATCTTTAAATAATCAAGGCTGGCTTGTACCACGTACTAGTTTCAACTTTACCAATTTTAAAATGGAATCCAAATGATATGCGAACGAACAACTCCATCTCTAATTACATATTATTTTAgacattattattattgattgaaatttaaataaaccatattaaattatataaaatttacatAAATTGGATTATACTCATAATTTCAAACAATAACAAAATTGAAACATATGTATCGGAAGGTGTACTAGTTGCAACGGTGGCAAAGTGTTCTTGGATTGttgcattttttgaaaaaaaaaatttattaatcaagtaaaaaaaaattacaaagaaaaccatatttttggaaaatttaccaaagtgtctaggtttggcaACACACCCTAGAGTATGTGCCATACCAAATGGCACCAACAGTTAAAATATGGGTGtatgcgccatttcaaatggcgccaATGTGCAATCCTAATTAGGGcagccatttgaaatggcgcctatgtacTAGTGTTTACACATATGAGCCATTTGAGGTGACTCCTATGTGTTAgggcttttttttataaaaaaaatacctcaTTCCCTTTTATTTCGCACACAATTTTCTGTTTCGTTCATTGATTTTCTCTCTGATTTTTTCATCATGTCTGATATGGCGATTTTTAAGAGGGATGGACAATGTTGAAGTGAAGACTGACCAAGATGTATCAGTGTTGTCATAAATTTATTTGTCCATTTAATAAAGTAAAGTTCATTGcttcaaaatattttacaaatttgTTACACAATAATTTCTTAGGACATACAATTAAACATGCGTTGAGGTTGTTCCACGACTAggacatttatttttattgtgcGCGCCCTAGCTGACTGCAAATGCTACactttctttccattttgtcaCGAACATCCATTTCGGTTCGATTATGAATACTGTTCGGGCGACCCTTTTTGTTTCGTCGCATCAtgtcattatgccaaactacttccccatcatactcaggccagtaatcctccttcgcTACCACTGGAAATACGACATAGTATACCTCGAGCAAGGTGTCAGTCTTGTAAATTGGAGATAGTAGTGACAATGCATCTCGGTGCGCATATGCACATGGTGCTGGGACATGTGAGCAATGCATACAAAATGCTTAAAACTTTTCACAGTCGCACCAATGATCATCTAGTAGAACCCTATACTGTTGTCTCGGTAATccttcattgtggtcaattgtttctctAACACCGACTGTgcggttgaatcgatcgaaagcAATAACATGATGACCGTTGGCCTTTGTTGAttgttctttcaaaaatttcatgcAACTCTTGCTGAATAATCGTCCCGATTCTCTAACAACACTCCACCTCTTACCTCTTGTTGAGAAtagtgaagccatcctaaagtaggttgctTCCACCAATGCAGTAATAGGAAGGTTTCGAATGCCCTTAAAACACCATTTATGaattccacaagatttgttgtCATGTGGCTCCATCGTACGCCGTTGTCATAAGCCCTAGTCCATTTCTCCCAGGCAAGATTATCAATCCAACTTCCCGCATTTTTATGGATAAAAAGATTAAAAGACTAAAAGGGTTAAATTGATTATTATTTTGTTGATTTGTTGGTAAGATAATTTCCCTTTTGGTCTTGTGATATGGTACCTCTATACgaaagagtttattttattttatggcgcTACCACCAATTCTCGCTCTTCTTCTCAAATTCAAACCAAtgtcattttcaaattttaaCTTGATTGAtactattatataattttttgcaatttttttaattagacctatttagttttgattaaaattaattattaaaaaattaaaccgaataattttttattaaaaataattacaaaaatttGCTATAAAATTTAGTTTGAGATTTACTATGAAATTTTGGTGGCGATATTGCAGCTGTATAGCTGGGGAAACTTAACTCGATACAGACATTTTGCTACGTTTTAGTTGTGGTTTAgctaaaaattttaatatattagtttGAGTTTTGCTAGGAAATTTTGGCCAAAATAATTAGCCACTCAATCTATGCTACTGCATATATTCTAGCTAATCCATAACAAATCTACATCTAATTCTATTTGATAGAGATTAGCTACAAATTAACTTTTGTCTTTGTCGTAGCAAATCAcattttttcttgtagtgtaacTCCacgtttttaaattatataactGAAAAGACACTAAGAAGAAATTTACATTTTCATGTTGTCTCTGCATCTAGATGAAAAAGCTTCTTTtcctacttttttttttaatccatTTTTACTTACTCTACTTTAGTATAGTGTTCAGCTTTCCTCAATTTATTTATTccattttattgtttttatgtgttTGTATTCTACTGATTAATTTTTCATTTTGTGATCAATGGGGATATAATCTCctctaatatttttgttttttattatttgagtTCTTTTTACAATTTTTACAAATTTCAacatcatttctcaaatttcaacTTTATTTATACTACTAATACAAAATatagtatattacattttttttagaTATCAACATatcataattgaatttccttctaTTAATGTTTGATTCTATTTTTTTACTTATGATTTGTTTATTGATATTAAGGCACCACCAAGAGTAAAACATTTATTTTGGAGAATTTGTAGGGATTGTCTTCCCACGAGAGTTTGGGTGCAACAGTATCATGTTCCTTGGCCGTCTACGTGTCCTCTTTGTGAGCATCAATTGGAGGATTCTTAGCATATTTTGTTCTGGTGCAATGTTACAAGGCGGTGTTGGCAGATAGCAGGTTTGTCTAATATTATTGATCCCCTAATTCATTCATTTTTATGATACTTCTTCTTTGATCTTTGATATTTGTAGTCGGGAGGATAATAGGACGGTCGGAAGAGTGGCGGTTATGATTGATATTTGGTGGAAAAACCGTAATAATATGGTTTGGAATAATGCGAGTGAAGTGTGCGATAAACTTGAGTTGAATGTTTTGTGTAGTTGGCCAGCATGGTTTACGGTCCAAGATAGTAGAAATTGTGAGCTTAATCATCACACCATGTTGAGATGGAGTCCGTCGGGGGAGAGtaaattgaaatgtaatgttgatGCGAGTTTTAACATTATCTGGGGACCCATGAATAGGGGCTTGTGTGTGAGAAATCACTTGGGTAATTTCGTTCTCGTAGGTGCAGCATGGGATTTTGGGTCCTATTCTATTTTGGAAGTTGAAGCTTTGTCTCTTGAAGAAGCTATGCAGATTGCAATTGAGATGCAACTTGAGCAAGTTATCTTCGAGAGTGACTCCCAAAGAACGACTCAAGCTATTAGTTCTATTCATCACGGTTTTTCTGAATTTAATTTATCATTTCTTCTATTAGAAGGTTGTTGCATAATCTTcctaactttgaggtaaagtttgttaaacaccaagcgaattcggttgcgcACGCTATAGCTAAAGCGGGTGATTCTTGGAACAAGCCTAGTTTATTTCATATGATTCCTCTTTGTATTGATACTTTGTTTATTAATGATATGATTTGAGTTTCTTTTGATAAAACAACGTATATCATAGATGAAAGAGTTATATATAGAATTAAAATATGCTTCAAAGTATATGAAAGAGTTATATTTTGGTTACTCGTTAAGGATGATTTGTTTAGGTTCTGTACTGATTTTTTTCCAAAGGCAAGCTGGTTAAGTTAGTTACTTCGGCATTCATAGATTTGATTCCTAAAAATCTCAATCCCCAAGCTTTATCCGAGTTTAGGCCCATTTGCTTGGTTGGGTGCCTATACAAAATCCTATCCAAAATGTTGGCAGCAATGCTTAAAAAAGTATTAGGGAGTCTTATTTCGTGTAACCAATCAGCTTTTGTGCCCGGTAGGAATATGTTGGATGGAGTCTTGTTGGTCAATGAGGTTATCGATTGGGCTAAACGCAACAAGCTTAGTTGTCTCCTTCTTAAGGTTGATGTCGAGAAAGCTTACGACTCCTTATCGTGGAAGTTTCTTAGAGACATTTTGGTGAGGATGGGTTTTGGCAAGAAGTGGATGATGTGGATGGATGCTTGCGTTTTCTCCAGTCATCTGTCAGTGCTTGTAAATGGGAGTGCTACTTATGATTTTAAAGTTCATAGAGGGTTGCGTCAAGGAGACCCGCTTTCCCCGTTTATCTTCGTGTTAGCTATGGAAGGTCTCACATCTCTGGTGAGAAAGTCAGTTGATTTGGGCGAGTTCAAACCGTTTAAATTTGGGATAGACGAGGGTGTGGATATTCTCCAGTTTGCAGACGATACCGTTATCTTCGGGGAAGCCTCAACCGCCAACTTGTGGAATTTGAAAGTTATCTTGAGAGGATTTGAGTTAATTTcaggtttgaaaataaatttcTCAAAAAGTAGTATGGGTGTAAATGTGGGTAATTGGATTTTGGATGCGGCAACAAATTTTCTCGCTTGCAAGAGAGGTAATACTCCTTTTATCTTTCTTGGGATAATGGTGGGTGCTAGTCCTAGAAATAAGAAGGTGTGGACTAAAGTGCTAGATAACTTTAAGAAGAGGTTAGCTTCTTGGAAGGGGCGGCATATATCTATAGGTGGTCGGGTGACGTTAATCAATGCGGTGCCAAATGCTATTCCCTCCTTTACGTTTTCGTTTTATAAAGCTCCTATTAAAGTCTTGAACGAAATTAAAGGAATTCAACGTAACTTTTTGTGGAGCGGGAATGCAAACAAAAGGAGCATTAATTGGGTGAAGTGGGATACGGTTTGTAAGTCGAAGGAAAAAGGGGGATTGGGAGTTAGAGATGTCGGAGAATTCAACAGGGCGCTTCTTTTAAAATGGAAATGGAGGTTTCTTAAGGAGGATTGGGCAGTGTGGAAGGGTTTTTTGCAGTGGAGGTATAAGAATATTAGGCTTAAAGTTTTTCTGCCAGCAGGGGAAGGGATTAACGCGAAAGATTCGAGGTGGTGGCGTGACGTTCTTTCCATTGATACTAATAGGGACGATTCTGATGAAGGGTTCAACTCGTGTGTTCAGTGTATAGCTAACAATGGTTCTAGCATCTCATTTTGGCATAGCATTTGGTTGGGAAATCAATCGCTTCGAACCTCTTTTCCGGATTTGTTTGATCTCTCAACCAATAAGTCTGCCAGTGTTGGTGATATAGTCGAGTGGGATAACGACAATCAATGCTGGAAGCTGGACTATTTATTCgattctgttttttattttcaggCCTTAATCATAGGGGGAGGCGCTCTGTCGACTAAGTGGCAGCAGCTGCTGTCCTTAATTAACTCGATTTTGTTGGATCCTTCTTCAGAGGACTCTTTTGCGTGGATTCTCAAGCAAGACGGCATTTTTACGGTGGCTAGTGTGGCTGCCTTGTCCGATGAGCAGAAGGAGATAGCTTGGAGTCCTTACATCAATAGGAGACTGAGCATAATGTGGAAGATGACATTACCGTTAAACATAAAAATCTTTGCTTGGAGGTTGTTTATTTACAGATTGCCCTTGAAAGACATGCTGGTGCGTAGAGGATTGGATTCGAACATCATTGATCTCAACTGCCCTTTTGCGACGGCCAGGAGGAAACCTTGAACCACATGTTCTTCTTGTGTCAAGCCTCTAAGAATGTTTGGGAAAAGGTTTTTTCGTGGATTGGGGTCAGTTCCGGTTTCTCTCTAGAGGAGTTCTTGGCTCTTGATTACATTCAAGTTAAGGTGAGGAATTCAGGTACCCGGAATAAAGTTAATATCATCTGGATGGCCACTATATGGAGCTTTTGGCTTATGAGGAATGACATTGTCTTTAATAGTGTTCCTTTTAGCTTCGAGTCGGTGTTTAACAGGG encodes:
- the LOC131651990 gene encoding uncharacterized protein LOC131651990 gives rise to the protein MVWNNASEVCDKLELNVLCSWPAWFTVQDSRNCELNHHTMLRWSPSGESKLKCNVDASFNIIWGPMNRGLCVRNHLGNFVLVGAAWDFGSYSILEVEALSLEEAMQIAIEMQLEQVIFESDSQRTTQAISSIHHGFSEFNLSFLLLEGCCIIFLTLR